A region of Pseudomonas marginalis DNA encodes the following proteins:
- a CDS encoding NEL-type E3 ubiquitin ligase domain-containing protein, with protein MTQTTDLTQALEPVPHDQLMAALLNITGDLDKAQVLHDTLPAWLVKADSHILQAIEQAYADSERPRETLHRVLNRLQPLDKFCAERLKAFLDGKGPGGLDIENDTLEIPRRSFSGVSQDLGGQVVETVTLEKHSLLQAAMQNFSQAAAEPGGSPTTAVVRIGPRRRIAQTLSAQAFIGYCRELNLGEAYQTHVREVFNLVAPDQDFNPSVTQVGQSRCVDMQIDLHLAHAKGDIDAPTRALLLGLVKADMPAGDIRQLWFNQQPLTWQGLNIDGACLWGVLVFSSASAEGFSSGPIVVYMPNEPVRPWYRYESLEHFKLYLTLKLHVSTYRDFFKGYLDESERFGFFERFDQEAIVVRVAPLPVTDKLSTFFFNACVGKIQLDAQVLAVPNAQADDDARRKRIQDYLDVGLTVLNVAGFVVPVVGQLMTGVAIGQLLGEMFEGVDDWLHHDKLGALRHLTNIAENLAAMALFAAGTKVVGRLWRTTPSAAGFYDSLEAVRLPDTSTRLWRSRTEPYRHTVSLEGTVASPRGVYQLNGQSYVNVDGALYSIVFDARTGRWRARHPQRDSAYRPPLTHNYQGGWQFSFEQADEWRSPDYILRRLDPSLSALPAGHLQEIAAITGSTLPRLQQLARQNLPLPERLRDCALRFKLNQGVRDLIWQMEHQAPLDAATTRVQMLALPLMDGWPRGRFFELLDDEGYLLERHPDTAPFDYEDLSIHLTTQQLRNGQILPTLLAALDSEETAQLLGGTFHADEAQAVLARRLTASLKTTHQAVYERLRMDADFIDQTDHGQLKQRLPQLPIRVAWEVMTQASTAERWHLRHTGRVPLRVSQWAREALEALEEDDALAGLYLPELATDVTRRVATGLLQRVPGWPEDLFLQVRRESVQGAVLGQVGDPGADISRFVVQSAKGFRAYDGQGKALGALAGGPEGFYEALLNSLSAAQLDALRLTASGRASQLRHALIGKAQDERNRIGRYLWPERAVPEEPALSCVQGSPPALPPQPAGLMRKARKLFPLFDDRRLSTFLQDLGTDHLSRAKAVRTLEQHYEALQRALRLWAKGKPAQPHSDVALQDYRLARHQAARAIERSWQYASLAPDEHHRQVPSLSLDGMAIGALPTLPAHVQFEHVRQLSLKRMGLNDDVAYFLKHFKGLRSLELNGNRLTRLPEVLQHMRWLRQLYMADNHLQLTEYTRTKLADLKSLVVLDLSNNPLVDPPVVNKMFELRNLMLRNCRLTSLPTGFTRVPYLEQLDLRDNDIASLPAWLFNAPREHTEVINVRHNPLDASTRQALNRYPDTIGVGMGFVEDDIARLNEQTARELWLGDERATHFAEKAETWLGLKDEPGSDGLFKLLAGLGGAADTSHVREDMNRRIWRVLDAAAGDTRLRAEVFERAATPLNCDDAAAVSFSSLEVLVEIHEAPQRVEGGRVTAKPLLRLARGLFRLDRLESMASRHSAEHPTLDPLEVSLAYRTGLVERFHLPGQPRHMRFASLAGVTEHMLEVAEAQLKEAELSPQLLNYMVKLPFWSSYLRRTHGGSFDTLTQPFGERMEAVWAQRESLGDADYHTQMGAIQRARESAELVELKRLTQEALRFDALGTCELSPAG; from the coding sequence ATGACGCAAACCACTGATTTGACCCAGGCGCTCGAGCCGGTGCCCCACGACCAATTGATGGCGGCGCTGCTGAATATCACCGGCGACCTGGATAAAGCGCAGGTCTTGCATGACACGCTGCCGGCCTGGTTGGTCAAGGCTGACTCCCACATATTGCAGGCCATCGAGCAGGCGTATGCCGACAGCGAGCGCCCCCGTGAAACCCTGCACCGGGTGCTGAACCGTCTGCAACCGCTGGATAAATTCTGTGCCGAACGGCTCAAGGCTTTCCTGGACGGCAAGGGGCCTGGGGGCCTCGACATCGAAAACGACACCCTGGAAATCCCCCGGCGCTCGTTCAGCGGTGTCAGCCAGGACCTGGGCGGCCAGGTGGTCGAGACCGTTACCCTGGAGAAGCACAGCCTGCTGCAAGCGGCCATGCAGAATTTCTCCCAGGCGGCTGCCGAGCCTGGCGGCTCGCCGACCACTGCCGTGGTGCGCATCGGCCCCAGGCGCCGAATTGCGCAAACCCTCAGCGCCCAGGCCTTTATCGGCTACTGCCGCGAGCTGAACCTGGGAGAGGCCTATCAGACCCATGTGCGCGAAGTATTCAACCTGGTGGCGCCCGACCAGGACTTCAATCCTTCGGTGACGCAGGTCGGCCAATCCCGTTGCGTGGACATGCAGATCGACCTGCATCTGGCCCATGCCAAGGGCGATATCGATGCACCGACCCGCGCGTTGCTGCTGGGCCTGGTCAAGGCGGATATGCCCGCCGGTGACATCCGGCAATTGTGGTTCAACCAGCAGCCGCTGACCTGGCAAGGCCTGAACATCGACGGCGCCTGCCTGTGGGGGGTATTGGTGTTTTCCAGTGCATCGGCCGAAGGGTTCTCCAGCGGCCCGATCGTGGTGTATATGCCCAACGAGCCCGTGCGGCCGTGGTACCGCTATGAATCACTGGAGCATTTCAAGCTCTACCTCACCCTCAAGCTTCACGTCAGTACCTATCGTGATTTCTTCAAGGGTTACCTGGACGAGTCCGAGCGTTTCGGTTTTTTCGAGCGTTTTGACCAGGAGGCCATCGTCGTGCGGGTGGCGCCGCTCCCGGTCACAGACAAGTTGTCGACATTCTTTTTCAATGCCTGCGTTGGCAAGATCCAGCTGGATGCGCAGGTATTGGCGGTTCCCAATGCCCAGGCCGATGACGACGCGCGTCGCAAGCGTATCCAGGATTACCTGGATGTCGGCTTGACGGTGCTCAACGTCGCCGGGTTCGTGGTACCGGTGGTGGGCCAACTGATGACCGGTGTGGCCATTGGGCAATTGCTTGGCGAGATGTTCGAGGGGGTGGATGACTGGCTGCACCATGACAAGCTCGGCGCCCTCAGGCACCTGACGAACATCGCGGAAAACCTCGCTGCCATGGCGTTGTTCGCCGCGGGTACAAAAGTCGTGGGCCGGCTGTGGCGAACCACACCGTCGGCGGCGGGGTTCTACGACAGCCTCGAAGCCGTGCGGCTGCCCGACACGTCCACGCGCTTGTGGCGCAGTCGTACCGAGCCGTATCGTCACACCGTCTCGCTCGAAGGCACAGTGGCCAGCCCGCGTGGGGTCTATCAGCTCAATGGCCAGTCCTACGTGAATGTCGACGGGGCGCTGTATTCGATTGTCTTTGACGCCCGCACCGGGCGCTGGCGAGCCCGGCATCCGCAGCGGGATTCGGCCTATCGGCCACCCTTGACCCACAACTACCAGGGCGGCTGGCAGTTCTCGTTCGAGCAGGCGGATGAATGGCGCAGCCCTGACTATATCCTGAGGCGGCTGGACCCCAGTCTCAGCGCCTTACCGGCCGGACACCTGCAGGAGATCGCCGCTATCACCGGCTCGACCTTACCGCGCTTGCAGCAACTGGCCAGGCAGAACCTGCCGCTGCCGGAGCGGCTGCGCGACTGTGCGCTGCGGTTCAAGCTGAACCAGGGGGTTCGCGACCTGATCTGGCAAATGGAGCATCAAGCACCGCTCGATGCGGCCACCACCCGTGTGCAGATGCTGGCCCTGCCACTGATGGACGGGTGGCCCCGTGGGCGTTTTTTCGAACTGCTCGACGACGAGGGCTACCTGCTTGAGCGCCATCCAGACACCGCGCCGTTCGATTACGAGGACTTGAGCATCCACCTCACCACGCAACAACTGCGGAACGGACAGATCCTGCCTACCCTGCTGGCCGCACTCGATTCCGAAGAAACCGCGCAATTGCTCGGCGGCACCTTCCACGCCGATGAAGCGCAAGCGGTACTGGCGCGGCGTCTCACCGCCTCGCTCAAGACCACGCATCAGGCGGTCTATGAGCGGCTGCGCATGGATGCCGATTTCATCGATCAGACCGATCACGGCCAGCTCAAGCAGCGCTTGCCGCAATTGCCGATCCGGGTGGCCTGGGAGGTCATGACCCAGGCCTCCACGGCCGAGCGCTGGCACTTGCGCCATACCGGGCGTGTGCCGCTGCGGGTCAGCCAGTGGGCCCGGGAAGCCCTGGAAGCGTTGGAGGAAGACGACGCGCTGGCCGGCCTGTATTTGCCGGAGCTGGCCACCGATGTGACACGGCGCGTGGCCACCGGCTTGCTGCAACGGGTTCCAGGCTGGCCCGAGGATCTGTTCTTGCAGGTGCGCCGCGAAAGCGTACAGGGCGCTGTCCTGGGACAGGTGGGCGACCCAGGCGCTGATATCAGTCGTTTCGTGGTGCAGTCGGCCAAGGGCTTTCGCGCCTACGATGGGCAAGGTAAGGCCTTGGGCGCGCTGGCCGGCGGGCCGGAAGGTTTCTACGAGGCGTTGCTCAACAGTTTGTCTGCCGCCCAACTCGACGCGCTGCGCCTGACCGCGAGCGGCAGGGCCAGCCAGTTGCGGCATGCATTGATTGGCAAGGCCCAGGATGAACGCAATCGCATCGGCCGTTACTTATGGCCCGAGCGCGCGGTACCCGAGGAGCCGGCCCTGTCGTGTGTGCAAGGCTCGCCGCCTGCGCTGCCTCCACAGCCTGCGGGCCTGATGCGCAAAGCTCGCAAACTCTTCCCGTTATTCGATGACCGGCGCCTGTCGACCTTCCTGCAGGACTTGGGCACCGATCACCTGTCCCGGGCCAAAGCCGTGCGCACCCTTGAGCAGCACTATGAGGCACTGCAGCGGGCGCTGAGGCTGTGGGCCAAGGGCAAACCGGCGCAGCCACACTCGGACGTCGCGCTGCAAGACTACCGCCTGGCTCGACACCAGGCCGCACGGGCCATCGAGCGCAGTTGGCAATATGCGTCGCTGGCGCCGGATGAACACCATCGGCAAGTGCCGAGCCTGTCCCTGGACGGCATGGCCATCGGGGCGTTGCCGACCTTGCCGGCGCACGTGCAGTTCGAGCATGTCCGGCAATTGTCGTTGAAACGCATGGGGCTGAACGATGACGTCGCGTATTTCCTCAAGCACTTCAAGGGGCTGCGCAGCCTGGAGTTGAACGGTAATCGGCTGACGCGGCTGCCGGAAGTGCTCCAGCACATGCGGTGGCTCAGGCAGCTGTACATGGCCGATAACCACCTGCAACTGACCGAGTACACCCGCACCAAACTTGCGGACCTGAAGAGCCTGGTCGTGCTCGACCTGAGCAACAATCCCCTGGTGGACCCGCCGGTCGTCAACAAGATGTTCGAGTTGCGCAACCTGATGCTGCGCAACTGCCGGCTGACCAGTCTGCCCACCGGCTTTACCCGCGTTCCGTACCTGGAGCAACTCGACCTGCGGGACAATGACATCGCCAGTTTGCCGGCATGGTTGTTCAATGCGCCGCGCGAGCACACCGAAGTCATCAATGTGCGGCATAACCCTTTGGACGCCAGCACTCGTCAGGCCTTGAACCGTTACCCGGACACCATCGGCGTGGGCATGGGCTTCGTGGAGGATGACATTGCGCGACTCAACGAGCAGACCGCACGTGAGCTGTGGCTGGGCGATGAGCGCGCGACGCACTTCGCCGAAAAGGCCGAGACCTGGCTGGGGCTCAAGGATGAACCCGGCTCCGACGGCCTGTTCAAATTATTGGCCGGCCTGGGCGGAGCCGCCGACACCAGCCACGTGCGCGAGGACATGAACCGCCGCATCTGGCGCGTGCTGGATGCCGCCGCAGGCGATACCCGACTGCGTGCCGAGGTCTTCGAGCGCGCGGCCACGCCGTTGAACTGTGATGACGCCGCTGCCGTGAGCTTCAGTAGCCTGGAGGTGCTGGTTGAAATCCACGAGGCCCCGCAGCGGGTGGAGGGCGGCAGGGTCACGGCCAAGCCGCTGCTCAGGTTGGCCAGGGGCTTGTTTCGCCTCGACCGCCTGGAGTCCATGGCCAGCCGGCACAGCGCCGAGCATCCGACGCTCGATCCGCTGGAGGTCAGCCTGGCTTATCGCACCGGGCTGGTGGAGCGCTTTCATTTGCCCGGGCAGCCCCGGCATATGCGCTTCGCCAGCCTGGCTGGGGTAACCGAGCATATGCTGGAGGTTGCCGAAGCGCAGTTGAAGGAGGCCGAGCTTTCCCCGCAACTGCTGAACTATATGGTGAAGCTGCCATTCTGGAGCAGTTACCTGAGGCGCACCCATGGCGGTTCGTTCGACACCCTGACCCAGCCCTTTGGCGAGCGCATGGAAGCGGTGTGGGCGCAAAGGGAAAGCTTGGGTGACGCTGACTATCACACCCAGATGGGCGCGATCCAGCGCGCGCGGGAAAGCGCCGAGCTCGTCGAGCTCAAACGCCTGACCCAGGAGGCGTTGAGGTTCGATGCGCTGGGCACCTGCGAATTGTCCCCGGCGGGTTGA
- a CDS encoding osmoprotectant NAGGN system M42 family peptidase, which produces MTRTIPEPDLNYLQKVLLEMLAIPSPTGFTDTIVRYVAERLEELGIPFEMTRRGTIRATLKGQKNSPDRAVSAHLDTIGAAVRAIKDNGRLTLAPVGCWSSRFAEGSRVSLFTDNGVIRGSVLPLMASGHAFNTAVDEMPVSWDHVELRLDAYCATRADCDSLGIGIGDYVAFDPLPEFTESGHISARHLDDKAGVAALLAALKAIVDSGEPLLIDCHPLFTITEETGSGAAAALPWDVSEFVGIDIAPVAPGQHSSEHAVSVAMQDSGGPYDYHLSRHLLRLASDNDLPVRRDLFRYYFSDAHSAVTAGHDIRTALLAFGCDATHGYERTHIDSLAALSRLLGAYILSPPVFASDAQPAQGSLDRFSHQIEHETQMESDTRVPSVDSLVGQKS; this is translated from the coding sequence ATGACCCGAACCATCCCCGAACCGGATCTCAACTACCTGCAAAAAGTCCTGCTGGAAATGCTCGCCATTCCCAGCCCCACCGGGTTTACCGACACCATCGTGCGCTACGTCGCCGAGCGCCTGGAAGAGCTGGGCATCCCGTTTGAAATGACCCGGCGCGGGACCATTCGCGCCACCCTCAAGGGCCAGAAAAACAGCCCCGACCGCGCGGTGTCGGCGCACCTGGACACCATTGGCGCCGCCGTGCGTGCGATCAAGGACAATGGCCGCCTGACCCTCGCCCCGGTTGGCTGCTGGTCAAGCCGCTTTGCCGAAGGCAGCCGCGTCAGTCTGTTTACCGACAACGGGGTGATCCGTGGCAGCGTGTTGCCGTTGATGGCCTCCGGGCACGCGTTCAACACCGCCGTGGATGAAATGCCGGTGAGCTGGGACCACGTGGAATTGCGCCTGGACGCCTATTGCGCCACCCGCGCCGATTGCGATTCCCTGGGGATCGGCATCGGTGACTATGTGGCGTTCGACCCGTTGCCCGAGTTCACCGAGAGCGGGCATATCAGTGCCCGCCACCTGGACGACAAAGCCGGCGTCGCCGCGCTGTTGGCTGCGCTCAAGGCCATCGTCGACAGCGGCGAACCGTTGCTGATCGACTGCCACCCGCTGTTCACCATCACCGAGGAAACCGGCAGCGGCGCTGCGGCGGCCCTGCCCTGGGATGTGAGTGAATTTGTCGGTATCGATATCGCCCCGGTCGCTCCCGGCCAGCACTCCAGCGAGCACGCGGTCAGTGTGGCCATGCAGGATTCCGGCGGGCCGTATGACTATCACCTCTCCCGCCACCTGCTGCGCCTGGCTTCGGATAACGACTTGCCCGTGCGCCGCGACCTGTTCCGCTATTACTTCAGCGATGCCCACTCGGCGGTGACGGCCGGCCACGACATCCGCACGGCGCTGCTGGCGTTCGGTTGCGATGCGACCCATGGTTATGAGCGCACCCATATCGACAGCCTGGCAGCACTGAGCCGGCTGTTGGGCGCGTATATCCTCAGCCCGCCGGTGTTCGCCAGTGACGCACAACCGGCCCAGGGCTCACTGGATCGGTTCAGCCATCAGATCGAGCACGAAACGCAGATGGAGAGCGACACGCGTGTGCCATCGGTGGACAGCCTGGTCGGCCAGAAGTCCTGA
- the ngg gene encoding N-acetylglutaminylglutamine synthetase translates to MKPHAAAYSQRLLKGQAPTYERLQARLAEDGSPLAAEPIAVHCGWGRLLIGHTFPDPASLAQELLNEQPGERDIALYVAAPQQILGIDPQQLFLDPSDTLRLWFSDYRPSTRVFRGFRIRRVQSEADWLAVNQLYQGRGMLPVDAERLTPRHEGGPVYWLAEDEDSGAVIGSVMGLNHQKAFHDPENGCSLWCLAVDPLCTRPGVGEVLVRHLVEHFMSRGLSYLDLSVLHDNRQAKNLYAKLGFRALTTFAIKRKNGINQPLFLGPGPQAGFNPYARIIVEEAHRRGIDVQVDDADAGLFTLSHGGRRVRCRESLSDLTSAISMTLCQDKSLTHKVLKAAGLKLPAQQLAGSADDNLEFLDEHQRVVVKPLDGEQGQGVAVDLQSIEEVQQAIEAARQFDSRVLLESFHEGLDLRILVIGFEVVAAAIRRPAEVTGDGQHSIGALIEAQSRRRQAATDGESKIPVDAETERTLHAAGYDYSSILPRGQTLAVRRTANLHTGGCLEDVTAILHPTLVDAAVRAARALDIPMVGLDLMVAAADQPEYVFIEANERAGLANHEPQPTAEKFVDLLFPHSG, encoded by the coding sequence ATGAAACCCCATGCAGCGGCTTACAGCCAACGCTTGTTAAAGGGCCAGGCGCCCACCTACGAGCGCCTGCAAGCGCGCCTGGCCGAAGATGGTAGCCCGCTGGCCGCCGAGCCGATTGCGGTGCATTGCGGCTGGGGCCGGCTATTGATCGGCCATACCTTCCCGGACCCGGCCAGCCTGGCCCAGGAGCTGCTCAACGAACAGCCCGGCGAGCGCGATATCGCGCTGTATGTGGCCGCGCCCCAGCAGATCCTCGGGATTGATCCGCAGCAGTTGTTCCTCGACCCATCCGACACCCTGCGCCTGTGGTTCAGCGACTATCGCCCGTCCACCCGCGTGTTTCGCGGTTTCCGCATTCGCCGGGTGCAGAGCGAGGCCGATTGGCTGGCGGTCAACCAGTTGTATCAAGGCCGCGGCATGCTGCCGGTCGACGCCGAACGCCTGACACCGCGCCATGAAGGCGGCCCGGTGTACTGGCTGGCCGAGGACGAAGACAGTGGCGCGGTGATCGGCAGCGTGATGGGCCTCAATCACCAGAAAGCCTTCCACGACCCGGAAAACGGTTGCAGCCTGTGGTGCCTGGCGGTCGACCCGCTGTGCACACGCCCCGGCGTGGGCGAAGTGTTGGTACGCCACTTGGTGGAGCACTTTATGAGCCGTGGCCTGAGCTATCTCGACCTGTCTGTGCTGCACGATAATCGCCAGGCCAAGAACCTCTACGCCAAGCTCGGCTTCCGTGCGCTGACCACCTTTGCGATCAAGCGCAAGAACGGTATCAACCAACCGCTGTTCCTCGGCCCCGGCCCGCAGGCGGGGTTCAACCCGTATGCGCGGATCATTGTCGAAGAGGCCCATCGACGCGGCATCGATGTGCAGGTGGATGACGCCGATGCCGGTTTGTTCACCCTCAGCCATGGTGGCCGCCGCGTGCGCTGCCGCGAGTCGCTGAGCGACCTGACCAGCGCGATCAGCATGACCCTGTGCCAGGACAAGAGCCTCACCCACAAGGTGTTGAAAGCGGCGGGCTTGAAACTGCCTGCGCAACAACTGGCGGGCAGCGCCGATGACAATCTGGAGTTCCTCGACGAACACCAGCGCGTCGTGGTCAAGCCGCTCGATGGCGAGCAAGGCCAGGGCGTGGCGGTGGATCTGCAGAGCATCGAAGAGGTGCAGCAGGCGATCGAAGCGGCGCGGCAGTTCGACAGCCGCGTATTGCTCGAAAGCTTTCACGAAGGCCTGGACCTGCGCATCCTGGTGATCGGTTTCGAGGTGGTCGCCGCCGCGATCCGCCGCCCCGCCGAAGTGACCGGTGACGGCCAGCATTCCATCGGCGCGCTGATCGAAGCCCAGAGCCGACGCCGTCAGGCGGCCACCGACGGCGAAAGCAAAATCCCCGTGGATGCAGAAACCGAACGCACCCTGCACGCCGCCGGCTACGACTACAGCAGCATCCTGCCCCGGGGCCAGACCCTGGCCGTGCGCCGTACCGCCAACCTGCACACCGGCGGTTGCCTGGAAGACGTCACGGCGATCCTCCACCCCACGCTGGTGGACGCCGCCGTGCGCGCCGCACGCGCCCTGGATATCCCCATGGTCGGCCTGGACCTGATGGTGGCCGCTGCCGATCAGCCCGAGTACGTGTTTATCGAAGCCAACGAACGGGCCGGCCTGGCCAACCATGAACCGCAGCCGACGGCGGAGAAGTTTGTGGACCTGCTATTCCCCCACAGTGGATAG
- a CDS encoding N-acetylglutaminylglutamine amidotransferase, with protein MCGLAGELRFDHQPADLAAVERITHHLAPRGPDAWGFHAQGPIALGHRRLKIMDLSDGSAQPMVDAQLGLSLAFNGAIYNFPELRQELEALGYAFYSGGDTEVLLKGYHAWGEALLPKLNGMFAFAVWERDAQRLFIARDRLGVKPLYLSRTGQRLRFASALPALLKGGDINPILDPVALNHYLNFHAVVPAPRTLLAGIEKLPPASWMRIDAEGNTEQKTWWTLPYGPHEDEKNLSLEDWTDRVLDSTREAVAIRQRAAVDVGVLLSGGVDSSMLVSLLREVGVQDLSTFSIGFEDAGGERGDEFQYSDLIAKHYGTRHHQLRIAESEIIEQLPAAFRAMSEPMVSHDCIAFYLLSREVAKHCKVVQSGQGADELFAGYHWYPQVDGASDPYAAYREAFFDRSYDDYAATVAPKWLTANDAAGDFVREHFAMPGADAAVDKALRLDSTVMLVDDPVKRVDNMTMAWGLEARTPFLDYRLVELSARVPGKFKLPDGGKQVLKEAARRVIPSEVIDRKKGYFPVPGLKHLQGDTLNWVRELLLDPSQDRGLFNPAMLDRLLTDPQGQLTPLRGSKLWQLAALNLWLSEQGI; from the coding sequence ATGTGCGGATTAGCTGGCGAGTTACGTTTCGATCACCAACCTGCGGACCTCGCAGCGGTGGAGCGAATTACCCATCACTTGGCACCCCGCGGCCCTGACGCGTGGGGCTTCCATGCCCAAGGGCCGATTGCCCTGGGCCATCGACGCCTGAAAATCATGGACCTGTCGGACGGCTCCGCCCAACCGATGGTCGACGCCCAACTGGGCCTGTCCCTGGCATTCAACGGCGCGATCTACAACTTCCCGGAATTGCGCCAGGAGCTTGAAGCCCTGGGTTACGCCTTCTATTCCGGCGGCGACACCGAAGTGCTGCTCAAGGGTTACCACGCCTGGGGCGAAGCACTGCTGCCCAAGCTCAACGGCATGTTTGCCTTTGCCGTCTGGGAGCGCGATGCCCAGCGCCTGTTCATCGCACGTGACCGTCTCGGCGTGAAGCCGTTGTACCTGTCGCGCACCGGTCAGCGCCTGCGCTTTGCCTCGGCCCTGCCGGCGCTGCTCAAGGGCGGTGATATCAACCCGATCCTCGATCCGGTGGCGCTCAATCACTACTTGAATTTCCATGCCGTCGTGCCCGCTCCGCGCACGCTGCTGGCGGGCATTGAAAAACTGCCGCCGGCCTCCTGGATGCGCATCGATGCCGAAGGCAACACCGAGCAGAAAACCTGGTGGACGCTGCCCTACGGCCCCCATGAAGATGAAAAAAACCTGAGCCTGGAAGACTGGACCGACCGCGTGTTGGACAGCACCCGCGAAGCCGTGGCCATTCGTCAACGGGCGGCCGTGGATGTCGGTGTTCTGCTTTCCGGCGGCGTCGACTCGAGCATGCTCGTCAGCCTGCTGCGTGAAGTCGGCGTGCAGGACCTGTCGACTTTCTCCATCGGCTTTGAAGACGCCGGCGGCGAGCGCGGCGACGAGTTCCAGTATTCGGACCTGATCGCCAAGCACTACGGCACCCGTCACCACCAACTGCGCATTGCCGAAAGCGAGATCATCGAACAACTGCCGGCGGCGTTCCGCGCCATGAGCGAGCCGATGGTCAGCCATGACTGCATCGCCTTCTACCTGCTGTCGCGGGAAGTGGCCAAGCATTGCAAGGTGGTGCAGAGCGGCCAGGGCGCCGATGAGCTGTTCGCCGGTTACCACTGGTACCCGCAGGTGGATGGCGCCAGCGACCCGTATGCCGCCTACCGCGAGGCGTTCTTCGACCGCAGCTACGATGACTACGCCGCCACCGTCGCACCGAAATGGCTGACCGCCAACGACGCCGCCGGCGACTTCGTGCGCGAGCATTTTGCGATGCCCGGCGCGGACGCCGCCGTGGACAAGGCCCTGCGCCTGGACAGCACGGTGATGCTGGTGGATGACCCGGTCAAACGCGTCGACAACATGACCATGGCCTGGGGCCTGGAAGCGCGCACGCCGTTCCTCGACTACCGCCTGGTGGAACTGTCGGCCCGTGTACCGGGTAAATTCAAATTGCCCGACGGTGGCAAGCAAGTGTTGAAAGAGGCCGCGCGCCGGGTGATTCCGAGCGAAGTCATCGACCGCAAGAAAGGCTACTTCCCGGTGCCGGGCCTTAAGCATTTGCAGGGCGACACCCTGAATTGGGTGCGCGAACTGCTGCTGGACCCAAGCCAGGATCGCGGCCTGTTCAACCCGGCCATGCTCGACCGCCTGCTCACCGACCCGCAAGGTCAATTGACCCCGTTGCGCGGCTCGAAGCTGTGGCAACTGGCCGCGTTGAACCTGTGGCTCAGCGAACAAGGAATCTGA
- a CDS encoding YheU family protein → MLIPYDALEVDTLTRLIEDFVTRDGTDNGDDTPLETRVLRVRQALTKGQALIVFDPDSEQCQLMLKHDVPKHLFD, encoded by the coding sequence ATGCTGATTCCCTACGACGCACTTGAAGTCGACACCCTGACCCGCCTTATCGAAGACTTCGTGACCCGCGACGGCACCGACAATGGTGACGACACGCCCCTGGAAACCCGCGTGCTGCGGGTGCGCCAGGCGCTGACCAAGGGCCAGGCGCTGATTGTGTTCGACCCGGACAGCGAGCAGTGCCAGTTGATGCTCAAGCACGATGTGCCCAAGCATCTGTTCGACTGA
- the csrA gene encoding carbon storage regulator CsrA, whose protein sequence is MLVLSRAVGEIIAIGDDITVRILELNGNQVKFGVVAPVGVHVHRAEVYQKILKRQTPQSQPATNP, encoded by the coding sequence ATGCTGGTCTTAAGCCGCGCCGTAGGCGAAATCATCGCCATCGGTGATGACATCACCGTGCGCATTCTCGAGCTGAACGGTAATCAGGTGAAATTTGGTGTTGTTGCGCCCGTCGGGGTGCATGTCCATCGCGCCGAGGTGTACCAAAAGATCCTCAAGCGTCAAACCCCGCAATCCCAGCCCGCCACCAACCCCTGA
- a CDS encoding SDR family oxidoreductase has translation MQNRMMITGAGSGLGREIALRWAREGWQLALSDVSEPGLQDTLKGVREAGGDGFIQRCDVRDYSQLTAFAQACEVKLGGIDVIVNNAGVASGGFFAELSLEDWDWQIAINLMGVVKGCKAFLPLLEKSKGRIINIASMAALMQGPAMSNYNVAKAGVVALSESLLVELKQQEVGVHVVCPSFFQTNLLDSFRGPTPAMKAQVGKLLESSPISAADIADYIYQRVAQGEFMILPHEQGRMAWALKQKNPQLLYDEMTTMADRMRAKAQAVKG, from the coding sequence ATGCAAAATCGCATGATGATCACTGGCGCCGGGTCCGGCCTGGGTCGTGAAATCGCTCTGCGCTGGGCCCGTGAGGGTTGGCAGTTGGCCTTGTCGGACGTCAGCGAGCCAGGCTTGCAGGACACCCTGAAGGGAGTGCGTGAAGCCGGTGGCGATGGCTTTATCCAGCGCTGCGACGTGCGCGACTACAGCCAGCTCACGGCGTTTGCCCAGGCCTGCGAAGTGAAGCTGGGCGGCATCGATGTGATCGTCAACAACGCCGGCGTAGCCTCGGGCGGCTTCTTTGCCGAGCTATCGCTGGAGGACTGGGACTGGCAGATCGCAATCAACCTGATGGGCGTGGTCAAGGGCTGCAAGGCGTTCCTGCCGCTGCTGGAAAAGAGCAAGGGCCGCATCATCAACATCGCCTCGATGGCGGCCCTGATGCAGGGGCCGGCCATGAGCAACTACAACGTGGCCAAGGCCGGTGTGGTGGCGCTGTCGGAGAGTTTGCTGGTGGAACTCAAGCAGCAGGAAGTCGGCGTGCATGTGGTGTGCCCGTCGTTCTTCCAGACCAACCTGTTGGACTCGTTCCGTGGGCCCACACCGGCGATGAAGGCGCAGGTAGGCAAGCTGTTGGAGAGTTCGCCGATCTCGGCGGCGGACATTGCCGACTACATCTACCAGCGTGTGGCGCAGGGCGAATTCATGATCCTGCCCCATGAGCAGGGGCGGATGGCCTGGGCCCTGAAGCAGAAGAACCCGCAGTTGCTCTATGACGAAATGACCACCATGGCCGACAGGATGCGCGCCAAGGCACAGGCTGTTAAGGGCTGA